A single genomic interval of Streptosporangium album harbors:
- a CDS encoding cation transporter dimerization domain-containing protein gives MAAGWLVAATGQSFWDTFVALAIGVFVAVRAIALGRQVVAVLGQHVPEGIDSAAVTADLAAIDGVRDVHDLHLWTLTSGMNVATAHLHSGPAAPGSWPFLLPGTWYDPHSELAPGMELPCFRDVYRVPAEQVDGVIGVDTHRDSLAAFLEASGEKAVEVRRP, from the coding sequence GTGGCGGCTGGCTGGCTGGTAGCCGCCACCGGCCAGTCCTTCTGGGACACCTTTGTGGCCTTGGCGATCGGCGTCTTCGTCGCGGTGCGCGCCATCGCGCTCGGCCGCCAGGTGGTGGCCGTGCTGGGCCAGCACGTGCCCGAAGGCATCGACTCGGCCGCGGTCACGGCGGACCTGGCCGCCATCGACGGCGTGCGTGACGTGCACGACCTGCACCTGTGGACGCTGACCTCCGGCATGAACGTGGCCACCGCCCACCTTCACTCCGGACCCGCCGCGCCGGGCAGTTGGCCATTCCTGCTGCCCGGCACTTGGTATGACCCGCATTCGGAACTGGCGCCCGGTATGGAGCTGCCTTGTTTTCGAGATGTCTACCGGGTGCCGGCAGAACAGGTCGATGGCGTCATCGGAGTCGATACCCACCGCGACAGCCTGGCCGCGTTCCTGGAGGCCTCCGGCGAAAAGGCGGTGGAAGTCCGCCGCCCCTGA
- a CDS encoding RNA-guided endonuclease InsQ/TnpB family protein has translation MEKVRQTRAHVARLELSTAQVAVLDGQAHTARTLWNLLHEYFTFRQGRFATLKECDTAIRAARHEIDWIGQLPAQAAQAVLKTYRQAWANFFNPDHPAKRPTFKARFGSRPAVDVPQARDLQIKRINRRWGAVNLPKVGRVRFRWTKDLPGVTKGGPTGRITGARLVKDAFGWQIVFRTETMTAPVMETHPGPAVGIDRGITVALALSDQTTREHGPWLTGGEREHLRRLEKKSARQRAARTPGQRTSHRLTRTYDQIARLRATAKRRAVNWQHQTTTELADTFSVIVVEDLKIANMVRSAKGTIEQPGRNVTQKAGLNRAITGEAWGRTVALLEYKTRDRGGLVVKVPAPGTSQTCHQCGHRDAASRDGTRFSCANPACGWVGHADTNAAINIRNAAGTAVSGRGDLGAARSARRQPPRAA, from the coding sequence GTGGAGAAGGTGAGGCAGACGCGGGCGCATGTGGCCCGCCTGGAGTTGAGCACAGCCCAGGTGGCGGTGCTGGACGGCCAGGCGCACACCGCCCGCACGCTGTGGAACCTGCTACACGAGTACTTCACCTTCCGCCAAGGCCGGTTCGCGACGTTGAAGGAGTGCGACACCGCGATCCGGGCGGCTCGTCATGAGATCGACTGGATAGGCCAACTGCCCGCCCAGGCGGCTCAGGCCGTGCTGAAGACCTACCGGCAGGCGTGGGCGAACTTCTTCAACCCTGATCACCCCGCTAAACGCCCGACGTTCAAGGCCCGGTTCGGTTCCCGACCGGCCGTCGATGTGCCTCAGGCTCGCGACCTGCAGATCAAGCGAATCAACCGGCGGTGGGGTGCGGTCAACCTGCCCAAGGTCGGGCGGGTGCGGTTTCGGTGGACCAAGGACCTGCCCGGCGTCACCAAGGGCGGCCCGACCGGGCGGATCACCGGAGCCCGGCTGGTCAAGGACGCCTTTGGCTGGCAGATCGTGTTCCGGACCGAGACCATGACCGCTCCGGTCATGGAGACCCATCCCGGTCCAGCCGTGGGGATCGACCGGGGGATCACCGTCGCCTTGGCATTGTCGGACCAGACCACGCGTGAGCACGGCCCCTGGCTCACCGGCGGTGAGCGTGAACACCTGCGCCGCCTGGAGAAGAAATCCGCCCGCCAGCGCGCTGCCCGTACCCCCGGACAGCGGACCTCTCATCGGCTGACCCGCACCTATGACCAGATAGCCAGGCTCCGCGCGACAGCCAAGCGCCGAGCCGTTAACTGGCAGCACCAGACCACCACCGAACTCGCTGACACCTTCAGCGTGATCGTGGTGGAGGATCTGAAGATCGCGAACATGGTCCGCTCTGCCAAGGGCACGATCGAACAACCCGGCCGGAACGTGACGCAGAAGGCAGGGCTGAACCGCGCCATCACCGGCGAGGCGTGGGGCCGCACGGTCGCCTTGCTGGAGTACAAAACCCGTGATCGCGGCGGGCTGGTGGTGAAGGTCCCCGCCCCGGGCACGTCACAGACCTGCCACCAGTGCGGGCACCGCGACGCGGCCTCCCGTGACGGCACCCGGTTCTCCTGCGCCAACCCCGCGTGTGGGTGGGTCGGCCACGCCGACACCAACGCCGCGATCAACATTCGCAACGCCGCAGGAACTGCGGTGTCAGGACGCGGAGACCTCGGGGCTGCCCGGTCTGCGAGGCGTCAACCCCCGCGCGCCGCTTAA
- a CDS encoding carbohydrate ABC transporter permease, which translates to MNGTTSDRAADATGVRGPGRREKAGPARRAMARHWYAWAMVVPVVLVTGLLIGWPLVRGVYLSLTDATEATMGRTIGVNVIPSTYEFVGLDNYVSILGSGLFWEKLVWTVIWTVVCVGLHYSLGLGLAMLLNRRVRFRSTYRLLLILPWAIPGFVAAFIWRYLYNSDYGVINAMLKAAGFGAVGWLDEPTTAKIAVIAVNVWMGVPFMMIAVLGGLQSIPGELYEAAEMDGATPWQRFRHITVPGLRTVSSTVVLLGTIWTFNMFPVIFLITRGGPGSSTEILVTYAYREAFTSIRNYSGSAAWGMIILLLLVVLALVYRRALRRQGEVW; encoded by the coding sequence GTGAACGGCACGACCAGCGACCGGGCCGCGGACGCCACCGGCGTCCGCGGCCCGGGCCGCCGTGAGAAGGCCGGCCCCGCCCGCCGGGCGATGGCCCGGCACTGGTACGCCTGGGCCATGGTCGTCCCGGTGGTCCTGGTCACCGGCCTGCTGATCGGCTGGCCGCTGGTCCGGGGCGTCTACCTGTCCCTCACCGACGCCACCGAGGCCACCATGGGCCGCACGATCGGCGTCAACGTCATCCCCTCGACCTACGAGTTCGTCGGGCTCGACAACTACGTCTCGATCCTGGGTAGCGGACTGTTCTGGGAGAAGCTGGTCTGGACCGTCATCTGGACCGTCGTGTGCGTCGGCCTCCACTACAGCCTCGGTCTCGGCCTGGCCATGCTGCTCAACCGCAGGGTGCGGTTCCGTTCCACCTACCGGCTGCTGCTGATCCTGCCCTGGGCGATCCCGGGGTTCGTCGCCGCGTTCATCTGGCGCTACCTCTACAACAGCGACTACGGCGTCATCAACGCGATGCTGAAGGCGGCCGGGTTCGGGGCGGTCGGCTGGCTCGACGAGCCGACCACGGCGAAGATCGCGGTGATCGCGGTCAACGTCTGGATGGGCGTGCCGTTCATGATGATCGCGGTTCTCGGCGGCCTCCAGTCGATCCCCGGCGAGCTCTACGAGGCGGCCGAGATGGACGGCGCGACGCCGTGGCAGCGCTTCCGCCACATCACCGTCCCCGGCCTGCGCACGGTGTCGAGCACCGTCGTCCTGCTGGGCACGATCTGGACGTTCAACATGTTCCCGGTGATCTTCCTGATCACCCGGGGAGGGCCGGGCAGCTCCACGGAGATCCTGGTCACCTACGCCTATCGCGAGGCCTTCACCAGCATCCGCAACTACTCGGGCTCCGCGGCCTGGGGAATGATCATCCTGTTGCTGCTCGTCGTGCTGGCCCTGGTCTACCGCCGCGCGCTGCGCAGGCAGGGGGAGGTCTGGTGA
- a CDS encoding sugar ABC transporter permease → MSSITAGSTGRARRRGERGVGSSILLHATLIAASLISIFPIVWLILTSLKPRDGWLSTELELFNQPSLDNYIRVLTETQFPTWLLNSVIAAGLTTVLGVFLASTTGYAISRFRFPGHRGVMWMLLITQMFPVAILIVPLYNLMAGLGLLNQIPGLVIAYMTVSVPFCAWMMKSYFDSIPREIDEAGMVDGLTPFGTFWRVILPLARPSLAVTAFYSFMTAWGEVAYASVFMSQEEKRTLGVGLQQFVGQHWSDWGLLTASAVLIAVPASIVFLLVQRHLVAGLTAGATKS, encoded by the coding sequence GTGAGCTCGATCACCGCAGGTTCCACCGGACGCGCGCGCAGGCGCGGCGAACGCGGCGTCGGCAGCTCGATCCTGCTGCACGCCACCCTCATCGCCGCGTCGCTGATCTCGATCTTCCCCATCGTGTGGCTGATCCTGACCTCGCTCAAGCCGCGGGACGGCTGGCTCTCCACCGAGCTGGAGCTGTTCAACCAGCCGTCGCTGGACAACTACATCCGGGTGCTGACCGAGACGCAGTTCCCGACCTGGCTGCTCAACTCGGTGATCGCCGCCGGCCTCACCACGGTCCTCGGCGTGTTCCTGGCCTCCACCACCGGATACGCGATCAGCAGGTTCCGCTTCCCGGGACACCGGGGGGTCATGTGGATGTTGCTGATCACCCAGATGTTCCCGGTGGCCATCCTGATCGTCCCGCTCTACAACCTGATGGCCGGGCTCGGCCTGCTCAACCAGATTCCCGGCCTGGTCATCGCCTACATGACGGTCTCGGTGCCGTTCTGTGCGTGGATGATGAAGAGCTACTTCGACTCCATCCCCAGGGAGATCGACGAGGCGGGAATGGTCGACGGGCTGACCCCGTTCGGTACGTTCTGGCGGGTCATCCTTCCGCTGGCCCGGCCGAGCCTGGCCGTCACCGCCTTCTACTCCTTCATGACCGCCTGGGGTGAGGTCGCCTACGCCTCGGTCTTCATGTCGCAGGAGGAGAAGCGCACACTCGGCGTCGGTCTGCAGCAGTTCGTCGGCCAGCACTGGTCCGACTGGGGGCTGCTGACCGCCTCGGCCGTGCTGATCGCGGTTCCGGCGTCGATCGTGTTCCTGCTCGTCCAGCGCCACCTGGTCGCCGGTCTCACCGCCGGCGCCACGAAGTCGTAA
- a CDS encoding cation transporter — MVSIALGPSAARRAMLTRRIRLLVAATITYNAIEAVVAITAGTMATSTALIGFGLDSIVEVASAAAVAWQFSATDHEKRERAALRVIAISFFALAAYVTFDAVRALLGAGEAEHSTPGLILAALSLMIMPFLSAAQRRAGRELGSASAVADSKQTLLCTYLSAVLLAGLALNSAFGWSWADPIAALVIAAVAVKEGREAWRGDACCTPHPAGSTPEACLDGCCSTDRKGGPPLGLAPPAPR, encoded by the coding sequence ATGGTCAGCATCGCGCTCGGCCCCAGCGCGGCCCGTCGCGCCATGCTGACCCGGCGCATCCGGCTGCTGGTGGCCGCGACCATCACCTACAACGCGATCGAAGCGGTGGTGGCCATCACCGCCGGCACGATGGCCACCTCGACCGCCCTCATCGGCTTCGGCCTGGACTCGATCGTCGAGGTCGCCTCCGCCGCCGCGGTGGCCTGGCAATTCTCGGCCACTGACCATGAGAAGCGGGAACGGGCCGCGCTGCGCGTCATCGCGATCTCCTTCTTCGCGCTGGCCGCCTACGTCACCTTCGACGCCGTACGCGCCCTGCTCGGCGCGGGCGAGGCCGAACACTCCACTCCCGGCCTCATTCTCGCCGCGCTCTCGCTGATGATCATGCCGTTCCTGTCGGCAGCCCAGCGGCGCGCCGGCCGCGAGCTCGGCTCGGCCTCCGCCGTGGCCGACTCCAAGCAGACGCTGCTGTGCACCTACCTGTCGGCGGTGCTGCTGGCCGGGCTCGCGCTCAACAGCGCCTTCGGCTGGTCCTGGGCCGACCCGATCGCCGCCCTGGTCATCGCCGCGGTGGCGGTCAAGGAAGGCCGCGAAGCCTGGCGCGGCGACGCCTGCTGCACCCCCCACCCCGCCGGCTCCACCCCGGAAGCCTGCCTCGACGGCTGCTGCTCGACCGATCGCAAGGGCGGCCCTCCACTCGGGTTGGCGCCACCAGCCCCAAGGTAG
- the pulA gene encoding pullulanase-type alpha-1,6-glucosidase: MAATEGYLLPQPSARGADADLSKAAAHWIDRDTVVWKVEPSPSLHRSLAFSAKGDIAYAKGDLTGDLRIIRLTPGTLTDAQKAKWPHLAAYAAFTVDPRDTDLIAGALRGQVVAVERDASGALLTATGVQLPGVLDDVYAKAAGAELGPAAHGDSRLSVWAPTARKVELALYRDAAGTGRTVHEMRRDEATGVWSVRGPASWKGRYYTFLVTVYAPAAGKIVTNEVTDPYSLSLAADSVRSQIVDLSDRSLTPAGWSSLPKPKAVPQSAASIYELHVRDFSASDASVPAAQRGTYAAFAGDGAGMKELRGLAEDGLTHVHLLPVFDMATVPERKADRSEPGCDLASMPADSEEQQACVMRTAAKDSFNWGYDPFHYTVPEGSYASDPDGSGRIKEFRGMVAGLNGAGLRVVMDVVYNHTHAAGQDPTSVLDRIVPGYYHRLLDDGTVATSTCCANTAPEHAMMGKLVVDSIVTWAKQYKVDGFRFDLMGHHPKENILAVRKALDGLTLARDCVDGKSIILYGEGWNFGEVANDARFTQATQLNMAGTGIGTFSDRLRDAVRGGSPFDADPRVQGFGSGLAGAPNGSPANGTAEQQRARLLGYQDLIKVGLTGNLRDYTFTASSGRQVKGAEVDYNGSPAGYTASPGEVVTYVDAHDNETLFDALAYKLPQPTSMADRVRMQSLSLATAVLGQGTSFVHAGSERLRSKSLDRNSFDSGDWFNRLLWDCSQGNGFGAGLPPKTDNEDKWAYARPLLADPALSPDCAAIGSARAAYGELLKIRSSSPAFSLGSAAEVQRRLSFPTSGTAETPGVVTMHLDASGVDPHWKSITVVFNATPSEQPQTVAVLKGAQVTLHPVQTAGDDAAVKRSAFDSTTGTLTVPARTVAVFVQP, encoded by the coding sequence GTGGCCGCCACCGAGGGCTACCTGCTGCCCCAGCCCTCCGCCCGTGGCGCGGACGCCGACCTGAGCAAGGCGGCGGCGCACTGGATCGACCGCGACACCGTCGTATGGAAGGTCGAGCCGTCCCCCTCGCTCCACCGTTCGCTGGCCTTCTCCGCCAAGGGCGACATCGCCTACGCCAAGGGGGACCTCACCGGCGACCTGCGGATCATCCGGCTGACCCCCGGCACGCTCACCGACGCGCAGAAGGCGAAGTGGCCGCACCTGGCCGCCTACGCCGCGTTCACGGTGGACCCGCGCGACACCGACCTGATCGCCGGCGCGCTGCGCGGCCAGGTCGTCGCCGTCGAGCGCGACGCCTCGGGCGCCCTGCTGACCGCCACCGGCGTGCAGCTCCCCGGCGTGCTCGACGACGTCTACGCCAAGGCGGCGGGCGCCGAACTCGGCCCGGCCGCGCACGGGGACTCGCGGCTGTCGGTATGGGCGCCCACCGCGCGCAAGGTCGAGCTGGCCCTCTACCGCGACGCCGCCGGCACCGGCCGCACCGTCCACGAGATGCGGCGCGACGAGGCGACCGGTGTCTGGTCGGTGCGGGGACCGGCCTCCTGGAAGGGGCGCTACTACACCTTCCTGGTCACGGTCTACGCGCCCGCCGCGGGCAAGATCGTCACCAATGAGGTGACCGACCCCTACAGTCTGTCACTGGCCGCCGACTCGGTCCGCAGCCAGATCGTGGATCTCTCCGACCGTTCCCTGACCCCCGCCGGCTGGTCGTCCCTGCCCAAGCCCAAGGCCGTCCCCCAGAGCGCGGCGTCGATCTACGAGCTGCACGTGCGCGACTTCTCCGCCTCCGACGCCTCCGTCCCCGCCGCGCAGCGCGGCACCTACGCGGCGTTCGCCGGAGACGGCGCCGGGATGAAGGAGCTGCGCGGGCTCGCCGAGGACGGCCTGACCCACGTGCACCTGCTGCCGGTCTTCGACATGGCGACCGTCCCGGAGAGGAAGGCCGACCGCAGCGAGCCCGGCTGCGACCTGGCCTCCATGCCCGCCGACTCCGAAGAACAGCAGGCCTGCGTCATGCGGACCGCGGCCAAGGACTCCTTCAACTGGGGCTACGACCCGTTCCACTACACCGTGCCCGAGGGCTCCTACGCCTCCGACCCGGACGGCTCCGGCCGGATCAAGGAGTTCCGCGGCATGGTGGCGGGGCTCAACGGGGCCGGACTCCGGGTGGTCATGGACGTGGTCTACAACCACACCCACGCCGCCGGCCAGGACCCCACCTCGGTGCTCGACCGCATCGTGCCCGGTTACTACCACCGTCTGCTGGACGACGGCACCGTGGCCACCTCCACCTGCTGCGCCAACACCGCGCCCGAGCACGCGATGATGGGCAAGCTCGTCGTCGACTCCATCGTCACCTGGGCGAAGCAGTACAAGGTGGACGGCTTCCGATTCGACCTGATGGGCCACCACCCGAAGGAGAACATCCTCGCCGTCCGCAAGGCCCTGGACGGGCTGACCCTCGCCAGGGACTGCGTGGACGGCAAGTCGATCATCCTGTACGGCGAGGGCTGGAACTTCGGCGAGGTGGCCAACGACGCCCGCTTCACCCAGGCCACCCAGCTCAACATGGCGGGCACCGGGATCGGCACCTTCAGCGACCGGCTGCGTGACGCGGTGCGCGGCGGCAGCCCGTTCGACGCCGACCCCCGTGTCCAGGGCTTCGGCTCGGGCCTGGCCGGCGCGCCCAACGGGTCGCCCGCCAACGGCACGGCCGAGCAGCAGCGGGCCCGTCTCCTGGGCTACCAGGACCTGATCAAGGTGGGGCTCACCGGCAACCTGCGCGACTACACCTTCACCGCCTCCAGCGGCAGGCAGGTCAAGGGGGCGGAGGTCGACTACAACGGCTCCCCCGCCGGTTACACCGCCTCGCCCGGCGAGGTCGTGACCTACGTGGACGCCCACGACAACGAGACGCTGTTCGACGCGCTGGCCTACAAGCTGCCGCAGCCCACCTCGATGGCCGACCGGGTGCGCATGCAGTCGCTCTCGCTGGCCACGGCCGTACTGGGACAGGGCACCTCGTTCGTCCACGCGGGCAGTGAGCGGCTCCGCTCCAAGTCGCTCGACCGCAACTCCTTCGACTCCGGCGACTGGTTCAACCGGCTGCTGTGGGACTGCTCACAGGGCAACGGCTTCGGCGCGGGCCTGCCGCCCAAGACCGACAACGAGGACAAGTGGGCCTACGCCCGGCCGTTGCTCGCCGACCCGGCGCTCAGTCCGGACTGCGCGGCGATCGGCTCGGCACGGGCCGCGTACGGCGAGCTGCTGAAGATCCGCTCCTCCTCCCCCGCCTTCTCGCTCGGTTCCGCGGCCGAGGTGCAGAGGCGGCTGTCCTTCCCGACCAGCGGCACCGCGGAGACCCCCGGTGTCGTGACCATGCACCTGGACGCCTCCGGTGTCGACCCGCACTGGAAGTCGATCACCGTCGTCTTCAACGCGACCCCTTCGGAGCAGCCGCAGACCGTGGCCGTGCTCAAGGGCGCCCAGGTGACGCTCCACCCCGTACAGACGGCCGGCGACGACGCCGCCGTGAAGCGGTCGGCCTTCGATTCCACCACCGGCACGCTGACGGTCCCGGCCCGCACGGTCGCGGTCTTCGTCCAGCCCTAG
- a CDS encoding ArsR/SmtB family transcription factor, with protein sequence MLTIAPEIEVLARFGRALADPIRCRILLALREAPAHPADLAELLGISRTRLSNHLACLRDCGLVVGVPVGRRTRYELADVRLGHALDDLRTAVVAVAADVTCPDAAEKGCC encoded by the coding sequence ATGTTGACGATCGCCCCCGAAATCGAGGTCCTGGCCCGTTTCGGCCGGGCGCTGGCCGATCCGATCCGCTGCCGGATCCTGCTCGCGTTGCGCGAGGCTCCGGCTCACCCCGCCGACCTGGCCGAGCTGCTGGGCATCTCCCGCACCCGGCTGTCCAATCACCTGGCCTGCCTGCGCGACTGCGGCCTGGTGGTCGGCGTGCCGGTCGGCCGCCGCACCCGTTATGAGTTGGCCGACGTACGGCTCGGGCACGCGCTGGACGACCTGCGCACCGCGGTGGTCGCCGTCGCCGCCGACGTCACCTGCCCGGATGCGGCAGAGAAGGGCTGCTGCTGA
- a CDS encoding TetR/AcrR family transcriptional regulator translates to MVGDPDRTVELLWRAGESPAREARQGLSVDRIVESAIRVADSEGLEGLSMRRVAELLGFTTMALYRHVSGRDQLVDLMCDAVTGEAVGADAVKGGADGREAPAGGADGPGAVTGEADGAQGGDGWRAALEAWARSSWALRERHPWLSEAQGTRTVPGPNSIAHFERALSVVAGTGLTPAEMLAVVGLVGRYVDAEARQKVEVARVERRTGVTEEEWWGARHSLYDRLDVYPTLRHIWESGGYDEPEDPFAFGLGRVLDGVEALIRSHCDETRDETDLCRVCGSAIEQPGSGRPRDYCSRACQQRAYRRRRSSQE, encoded by the coding sequence ATGGTCGGTGACCCCGATCGCACGGTGGAGTTGCTCTGGCGGGCCGGGGAGTCGCCGGCGCGTGAGGCCAGACAGGGCCTGAGCGTCGACAGGATCGTGGAGTCCGCGATCAGGGTCGCGGACTCCGAAGGTCTGGAGGGGCTGTCGATGCGGCGCGTCGCCGAGCTGCTCGGCTTCACCACCATGGCGCTCTACCGTCACGTGTCCGGCAGGGACCAGCTCGTCGACCTGATGTGCGACGCGGTGACCGGCGAGGCGGTCGGCGCGGACGCCGTGAAGGGCGGAGCGGACGGCAGGGAGGCGCCGGCCGGGGGGGCCGACGGCCCGGGGGCGGTGACCGGCGAGGCGGACGGTGCGCAGGGCGGGGACGGCTGGCGGGCGGCGCTGGAGGCGTGGGCCCGGAGCTCGTGGGCTCTCCGCGAACGCCATCCCTGGCTGTCCGAGGCGCAGGGCACGCGCACCGTGCCCGGACCCAACTCCATCGCCCACTTCGAGCGGGCCCTGAGCGTCGTGGCGGGGACCGGCCTGACCCCCGCCGAGATGCTGGCGGTGGTCGGCCTGGTCGGCAGGTACGTCGACGCCGAGGCGCGGCAGAAGGTGGAGGTCGCCCGGGTCGAGCGCCGCACCGGGGTGACCGAGGAGGAGTGGTGGGGAGCCCGCCACTCCCTGTACGACAGGCTGGACGTCTATCCGACACTGAGACATATCTGGGAGTCGGGAGGCTACGACGAGCCCGAAGATCCTTTCGCGTTCGGGCTGGGGCGCGTGCTTGACGGCGTCGAGGCGTTGATCCGATCACACTGTGATGAAACTCGTGATGAAACTGACCTGTGTCGCGTGTGCGGCTCCGCCATCGAGCAGCCCGGGTCCGGCCGCCCGCGTGACTACTGCTCCCGCGCCTGCCAGCAGCGGGCCTACCGCAGGCGCCGGAGTTCCCAGGAGTGA
- a CDS encoding IS3 family transposase produces MNSSRRRSPGSTRTTTPAYGFRKIHRQLRRDGHPVARCTVQRLMGELGIFGLVRGKARRRSGGSCIKALHLGRRHQGQSSRE; encoded by the coding sequence ATGAACAGCTCAAGACGGAGATCACCTGGATCTACCAGGACAACTACTCCTGCTTACGGCTTCCGCAAGATCCACCGGCAGCTGCGCCGTGATGGTCATCCGGTCGCTCGATGCACGGTCCAGCGGCTGATGGGCGAGCTGGGCATCTTCGGGCTGGTCCGCGGGAAAGCCCGGCGAAGAAGCGGGGGTTCGTGCATTAAGGCCCTCCACTTGGGTCGGCGTCACCAGGGGCAAAGTAGCCGTGAGTGA
- a CDS encoding extracellular solute-binding protein: MMRRAFSAATIVAALALAVSACGGGTSDSAAAPAQSAAADPSKISGEITWWDTVRPDSEGPTFQALIKEFEAKYPSIKVKYVNVPSDQAQGQFQTAAQAGTGAPDVIRSEVAWTAQFASLGYLQPLDGTRAVENESDFMASPLSSTKYNGKAYAVPQVTDTLALLYNKKLLEKAGYDKAPTTVEELKKVALDVKSKTGVNGLALNVDSYFLLPFMYGEGGDLLDVQNKKIVVNSPANVKAMATVTDLITSGAAPKPATQDSYANAMTALKDGKAAMIYNGPWALSEIYQGKEFKDKANLGIAPVPAGSAKAGAPTGGWNLAIYAGSKNLGASYEFVRFMSTAEAQAKVAKEISLLPTRTSAYGNPDVQGNKDVATFKPIIDTAVARPWIPEGGQLFQPLLEGYQAIVGGKTTPEDMLKKVDSDYHGIFKDWS; encoded by the coding sequence ATGATGCGGCGAGCCTTCTCGGCTGCGACGATCGTCGCGGCCCTCGCCCTGGCGGTCTCCGCCTGTGGTGGCGGCACCAGTGATTCGGCGGCGGCGCCCGCCCAGTCGGCCGCGGCCGATCCGTCGAAGATCAGCGGCGAGATCACCTGGTGGGACACCGTCCGGCCGGACAGTGAGGGCCCGACGTTCCAGGCGCTCATCAAGGAATTCGAGGCGAAGTACCCCAGTATCAAGGTCAAGTACGTCAACGTCCCGTCGGACCAGGCGCAGGGGCAGTTCCAGACCGCCGCGCAGGCCGGCACCGGGGCGCCGGACGTGATCCGCTCGGAGGTGGCCTGGACCGCGCAGTTCGCCTCCCTCGGCTACCTCCAGCCGCTGGACGGCACGCGCGCCGTCGAGAACGAGTCCGACTTCATGGCCAGCCCGCTGAGCAGCACCAAGTACAACGGCAAGGCCTACGCCGTGCCGCAGGTCACCGACACCCTGGCGCTGCTCTACAACAAGAAGCTCCTGGAGAAGGCCGGCTACGACAAGGCCCCCACCACGGTGGAGGAGCTCAAGAAGGTCGCGCTCGACGTCAAGTCCAAGACGGGTGTCAACGGGCTCGCGCTCAACGTCGACTCCTACTTCCTGCTGCCGTTCATGTACGGCGAGGGCGGAGACCTCCTCGACGTCCAGAACAAGAAGATCGTCGTGAACTCCCCGGCCAACGTGAAGGCCATGGCGACGGTCACCGACCTGATCACCTCCGGCGCCGCGCCCAAGCCCGCCACCCAGGACAGCTACGCCAACGCCATGACCGCCCTCAAGGACGGCAAGGCCGCGATGATCTACAACGGCCCCTGGGCGCTGTCGGAGATCTACCAGGGCAAGGAGTTCAAGGACAAGGCCAACCTCGGCATCGCCCCCGTCCCCGCGGGCTCCGCCAAGGCCGGTGCCCCCACGGGCGGCTGGAACCTGGCCATCTACGCCGGTTCCAAGAACCTGGGCGCCTCCTACGAGTTCGTCCGCTTCATGAGCACCGCCGAGGCCCAGGCCAAGGTCGCCAAGGAGATCAGCCTCCTGCCGACCCGCACCTCCGCCTACGGCAACCCCGACGTCCAGGGCAACAAGGACGTCGCCACCTTCAAGCCGATCATCGACACCGCGGTCGCGCGGCCGTGGATCCCCGAGGGCGGCCAGCTCTTCCAGCCGCTGCTCGAGGGCTACCAGGCGATCGTGGGCGGCAAGACGACCCCCGAGGACATGCTCAAGAAGGTTGACAGCGACTACCACGGCATCTTCAAGGACTGGAGCTGA